In Babesia bovis T2Bo chromosome 3, whole genome shotgun sequence, the genomic window TCCTGGAAGTGAATTGGCTAATGCTTGCTAATTGGACTATGTACTGTGATGGTCACAGATCAGTGCCTATCAACTGCCAGTATTACCATTCAACCCCCTATCCAGTGCCCCATCTTGGAGGGGGTACCCTAGCATCCTGaaaaccccaccagggtaactctaacatatatagtgccCCCACTAAACAGGCCTTTGTGCGGGGaaagtgtatatagtgGTGGGTAGACTAGTGATACTGCTGGTGAGAGTGTAGGAGCAAGTGTAGTGGATGTTCATTAGAGGTTTCTTTGCAAGATTAGTAGCAAAGTTAGTCAAAGTTTCATACAGatttagtagcacttttgctgaaaatTTATTATTAAAGTAGTAGCTATTCGGGCTATTGTAAAAGGCTTAACGAAGTCATAgagacactgatagaccacttGGCACAGGGACtgcagaagtgggttgggtggcaaGAAAAAGGAGATGAGTGTTGTCTTAAAGGAACTGATGGGATAGGAAGGAAGTGTACATGTAGTACTAGTGGTGTTGCCGGGTGTTGTACCGGTGCTCCTGGCACTCCTTGTCATGACTGTACCACGTGTGGTCCTAGTGGTAAAAACAAGTGCTACCAATCGGCTTACCAGAGACCAAATGGTCAACCTAGTCCCCCGGGTCCCCCTACAGAATGCTACTGGCCCACCATCTCGGACAAGCCAGATcaagtccacctcctggcccgtattttcctagggtcgGTATGTCTCATatggagtggactcagtcagttggggttcctaacagGTGATAGCAGGTGGAAGGATAGTAGTTTGCACAAAATAGAGCCCAGTGGAAAGGATAATGTtggtctcggctcattcatggcggccatgggctatgacctggagaggttgaatgggaGTCCTCCaggtaagtactgcctagggtagtGATGCTATTAATGCATGTAAGAAGATCAGCAGTTTATTGCTTGTGATGGCAATTATGTGGTACTATTGAGTACCACTACAGCACTACCCTATACACCACCACATCACAGCCCTAtacactaccaccaccccacatgactaccctctacaccaccactacattaCTCCCCCTTTATTATACCATACAAAAGCTTCCAATTCCCCACACTCGGTGCGGGGTGTCTGTCCCCTAGAAAGGCCTCCTAGAGGTCTCTCCAGGTTACGATACCTGGGCTAACCAGATCACCACTACTTGGTACCGTTGAGTACCaccctagtactaccatggaatcccagAAATTCGTAACTAATTAGCTACTACTAAGTACTACTTTGCGGATTCCTATCGCATGATGGATACTAGTACCTGTACTACCATAGTACTAGTACTTCTATGGCTATCCCTATGGCTTCAGGCACTGGGTTTCTTGGTGTCCCTGCTACGTGAATACAGCACTAGTCCTGTACTACCTTCTACTACTACACTTTCTACTGTTTTGCTAGGGATAtgtctatggcaatgcaaGAAGGCTGGGTACCTGGTCTCCCCAATGACCTGGTACCATTGGGTACTATTGGTACTGCTAGTGGTATTGCAGATAGTTGCGGTAGTACTAGAGCAACGGGAACTACAGGAGTTTAATCTCTTTGAGTTTTTATTAGGCGATTCGTTATATCCCATTTACGGCATCACGGGGGTACTAGTGGCAATACTGGGTATACTGGGTGGTACCCTGTTTTGTGGGT contains:
- a CDS encoding variant erythrocyte surface antigen-1 beta subunit, with translation MVTDQCLSTASITIQPPIQCPILEGGLQKWVGWQEKGDECCLKGTDGIGRKCTCSTSGVAGCCTGAPGTPCHDCTTCGPSGKNKCYQSAYQRPNGQPSPPGPPTECYWPTISDKPDQVHLLARIFLGSVCLIWSGLSQLGFLTGDSRWKDSSLHKIEPSGKDNVGLGSFMAAMGYDLERLNGSPPGKYCLG